The proteins below are encoded in one region of Halalkalicoccus jeotgali B3:
- a CDS encoding hydantoinase B/oxoprolinase family protein: MDAITLEILRNQLESIAEEMGQVLITGAYSPNIKERRDCSTALFDSEGRMVAQAEHIPVHLGAMPEAVETVRKKDPQPGDVYVLNDPFEGGTHLPDITMVSPLTVDEGIVGYAVSRAHHADVGGSTPGSMPAGAREIYEEGLRLPAVCLQRAGETNDDVMDLLLANVRNAGERRADLRAQLAANDRAEDRLGDLFSEHGEGVVREGFDAVIEYSRERIEAEIDELPDGSYDAIDALEGDGITDGDIPIKATVTVEGEAIDVDFEGSSKQVPGNVNAPLSVAKSAVYFVVRCVTDPEIPPNHGCYAPVSVRAPEGSLLNPRPPAAVVGGNVETSQRVTDTVFLALAKAAPDRVPAQGQGTMNNLTIGGRDGEFAYYETIGGGFGARAEKDGMDGVQVGMTNTLNTPVESLETEYPMRVEEYALRADSGGRGRYRGGVGLVRSVRLAEPATVSLLTERRRYGPRGVAGGEDGRPGENLISGEPVPAKTTRDVPAGALITVKTPGGGGHGDPDDRDRELEENDRENGVAQ, from the coding sequence ATGGACGCGATAACACTGGAGATACTCAGAAACCAACTGGAAAGCATTGCCGAGGAGATGGGACAGGTGCTGATCACGGGGGCCTATTCCCCGAACATCAAGGAGCGCCGGGACTGCTCGACCGCCCTGTTCGATTCGGAGGGGCGGATGGTCGCACAGGCCGAGCACATCCCGGTCCACCTGGGTGCGATGCCCGAGGCCGTCGAGACGGTCCGAAAAAAGGACCCACAGCCGGGGGACGTCTACGTGCTGAACGATCCCTTCGAGGGCGGGACGCACCTGCCGGACATCACGATGGTCTCGCCGCTGACGGTGGACGAGGGGATCGTCGGCTACGCCGTCTCCAGAGCCCACCACGCCGACGTCGGCGGGTCGACCCCGGGGAGCATGCCCGCGGGAGCACGCGAGATCTACGAGGAGGGGCTTCGCCTGCCGGCGGTGTGCCTCCAGCGGGCGGGTGAGACCAACGACGACGTCATGGACCTCCTGCTCGCGAACGTCCGGAACGCCGGGGAGCGCCGCGCGGACCTGCGCGCCCAGCTCGCCGCGAACGACCGTGCCGAGGACAGGTTAGGAGACCTCTTTTCCGAACACGGGGAGGGCGTAGTCAGAGAAGGGTTCGACGCCGTGATCGAGTACTCCCGCGAGCGGATCGAAGCGGAGATCGACGAGCTCCCCGACGGGAGCTACGACGCGATCGACGCCCTGGAGGGCGACGGGATCACCGACGGGGACATCCCGATCAAAGCGACGGTCACCGTCGAGGGCGAGGCGATCGACGTGGACTTCGAGGGGAGTTCGAAACAGGTCCCCGGAAACGTCAACGCGCCGCTTTCGGTGGCCAAAAGCGCCGTCTACTTCGTCGTGCGCTGCGTGACCGACCCAGAGATCCCGCCGAACCACGGCTGCTATGCGCCCGTCTCGGTACGGGCCCCCGAGGGATCGCTGTTGAACCCGCGGCCCCCGGCGGCGGTGGTGGGCGGAAACGTCGAGACGAGCCAGCGAGTGACGGATACGGTCTTCCTCGCCCTCGCGAAGGCCGCACCCGACCGCGTGCCCGCACAGGGCCAGGGGACGATGAACAACCTCACGATCGGCGGGCGGGATGGGGAATTCGCCTACTACGAGACGATCGGCGGGGGGTTCGGCGCGCGCGCCGAGAAGGACGGCATGGACGGCGTCCAAGTGGGTATGACGAACACGCTCAACACGCCCGTCGAGTCCCTCGAAACCGAGTACCCGATGCGCGTCGAGGAGTACGCACTCAGAGCCGACAGCGGCGGACGCGGGCGGTATCGCGGTGGAGTGGGTCTCGTGCGCTCGGTGCGCCTCGCGGAGCCCGCGACCGTCTCGTTGCTCACCGAACGGCGCCGATACGGCCCCCGCGGGGTCGCGGGCGGCGAGGACGGGCGGCCGGGCGAGAACCTGATTTCGGGGGAGCCGGTCCCGGCGAAGACGACGCGGGACGTCCCCGCCGGGGCGCTGATCACCGTGAAAACGCCTGGTGGCGGCGGTCACGGCGATCCCGACGATCGGGACCGCGAACTCGAAGAAAACGACCGCGAGAACGGGGTGGCCCAATGA
- a CDS encoding maleate cis-trans isomerase family protein, with protein sequence MSEWRRLGVVVPSSNTAVEREFPRYVPEDVSVHASRMPLESVTAAALDSMSDRAVECAELLSHADVDAVAYACTTGSLLHGPGFDAELEKALSAAIDGPAVATALSVDRALEELGAKRIAVRTPYNEELNARERAYLEAAGYEVVSIAGLGIEDNTAIGALAPDDVTEQVASVDPDVDAVFVSCTNYPTLSAVGPLESDLGIPVVTSNGATVWDLGRAAGVGIEGPGRLFH encoded by the coding sequence ATGAGCGAGTGGCGCCGGCTGGGTGTCGTGGTCCCCTCCTCGAACACCGCCGTCGAGCGCGAGTTTCCGAGGTACGTACCCGAGGACGTCTCGGTTCACGCCAGCCGAATGCCCTTGGAATCGGTCACCGCGGCGGCGCTCGACTCGATGAGCGACCGCGCCGTCGAGTGTGCCGAACTCCTCTCGCATGCCGACGTGGACGCGGTCGCCTACGCCTGTACGACCGGGAGCCTGCTGCACGGCCCCGGGTTCGACGCGGAGTTAGAAAAAGCGCTCTCGGCGGCGATCGACGGGCCGGCGGTCGCCACGGCCCTGTCGGTCGACAGGGCCTTAGAGGAACTCGGCGCGAAGCGAATCGCCGTGCGCACACCGTACAACGAGGAGCTGAACGCCCGCGAACGGGCGTATCTCGAAGCGGCGGGGTACGAAGTCGTCTCGATCGCGGGGCTGGGAATCGAGGACAACACCGCGATCGGTGCGCTCGCACCCGACGACGTAACCGAACAGGTCGCCTCCGTCGATCCCGACGTGGACGCCGTCTTCGTCTCGTGTACGAACTACCCCACGCTGTCGGCGGTCGGGCCGCTGGAGAGCGATCTGGGGATACCGGTGGTGACGAGCAACGGGGCGACCGTGTGGGACCTCGGCCGGGCCGCGGGCGTGGGTATCGAGGGACCGGGACGCCTGTTTCACTAG
- a CDS encoding GAP family protein: MTAPEILPLVFVMIAGPQILSPIFLATTENWRRNSAAYVAGAAFSITLVVTVAYAFGGGTVGSGGSNTTLNVIVLVALVLAMVNTYLTRHESEPPKWMGKLGTATPRFSFRLGFLLLGFFPTNILTSVAVGTYLAANDAPWTDALPFISLTLLVLALPALILVAFGERAETFLPKARDWMDTNSWVVNEVVIVFFIGMALNNLLG; the protein is encoded by the coding sequence ATGACTGCCCCCGAGATTCTACCGCTGGTGTTCGTGATGATCGCGGGCCCACAGATCCTCTCCCCGATCTTCCTCGCGACGACCGAGAACTGGCGGCGGAACTCCGCCGCGTACGTCGCCGGTGCGGCGTTCTCGATTACCCTCGTGGTCACTGTCGCATACGCGTTCGGTGGTGGAACCGTCGGCTCGGGCGGATCGAACACGACGCTCAACGTGATCGTCCTCGTTGCGCTCGTGCTTGCGATGGTGAACACGTATCTGACCAGACACGAGTCGGAGCCACCGAAGTGGATGGGAAAACTCGGGACCGCGACGCCACGGTTCTCGTTCAGGCTCGGCTTTCTCCTCTTGGGATTTTTCCCGACCAACATCCTCACCTCGGTCGCCGTCGGGACCTATCTCGCGGCGAACGACGCCCCGTGGACGGACGCCCTTCCGTTCATCTCGCTCACGCTTCTGGTGCTGGCCCTCCCAGCGCTTATCCTGGTTGCGTTTGGCGAGCGTGCAGAGACCTTCCTACCGAAGGCTCGGGACTGGATGGACACGAACTCCTGGGTCGTCAACGAAGTCGTAATCGTCTTCTTCATCGGGATGGCCCTCAACAACCTTCTGGGTTGA
- a CDS encoding DUF5518 domain-containing protein, whose amino-acid sequence MEISWKAVLIGFAVTMALGLISGLIYVGSDATIVVLYWGTVGVLGGLAAGYVVGGTSGSGAFHGGLATVFGSVVVLVSAAFTTLLFGGIVPTFGVLVFGALVLAFYAIPGMLGGAVGSWVKGRRAAPETRRTRA is encoded by the coding sequence ATGGAGATTAGCTGGAAGGCTGTACTGATCGGCTTCGCCGTGACCATGGCGCTCGGCCTCATCAGTGGTCTGATCTACGTGGGCTCGGACGCCACGATCGTGGTACTGTACTGGGGAACGGTCGGCGTGCTCGGTGGCCTCGCGGCCGGATACGTCGTTGGCGGCACGAGTGGTTCTGGCGCGTTCCACGGCGGTCTCGCGACCGTCTTCGGGTCGGTCGTCGTGTTGGTCAGCGCGGCGTTCACGACCCTGCTGTTTGGGGGGATCGTTCCGACGTTCGGTGTGCTCGTCTTCGGCGCACTCGTACTCGCGTTCTACGCCATCCCCGGTATGCTGGGTGGCGCGGTGGGGTCGTGGGTAAAGGGCCGCCGGGCCGCTCCGGAGACGAGGCGCACGCGGGCCTGA